The following proteins are encoded in a genomic region of Necator americanus strain Aroian chromosome II, whole genome shotgun sequence:
- a CDS encoding hypothetical protein (NECATOR_CHRII.G5697.T1): MSTLDSQASGAFTEPEDGFADDDLLSPDDISVDLTGIPPSRSFLERSDYESELGVVDPFEEDFTSIATHEIVEVIADGDRVGRPIIVIYAYRLPPSKSIDHAQLLRYLQSVLDKVVDLDYTIVYFHYGLRSHNKPPIKWLFQAYKVLDRRYKKNLKALYVVHPTRFIRIIWGLFKPFISSKFEDKFHYVNCIKDLEDALSVSRLNLPHPIRTHDEQVCVAVGASAGDYRSQTPPTPPRPTQQFDVSLDFILAHNPDHDVPPIVTELIDFLTKYALDVEGIFRKSANVGSIRRLQQRINKGERVDFENDPEYHDNLSIACIHASVLLKTFLRSLGEPVTTNALYPRLATLAEVPKTEKTPAVKEFVALLPQPNYLLLKTVVKFLTLVAANHKVNLMTANNLSVVFGPNLTWPTDQQVPITQLNNLNNFCYRLIVDYEKIFK, translated from the exons ATGTCGACGCTCGATAGCCAAGCGAGCGGCGCATTCACTGAGCCAGAGGATGGCTTTGCTGACGATGATCTTCTCTCCCCAGACGACATCAGCG TTGATCTAACGGGGATTCCACCATCACGTTCGTTTTTGGAAAGGTCGGACTACGAGTCAGAACTTGGCGTAGTCGACCCATTCGAAGAGGATTTCACTAGCATTGCAACCCATGAAATCGTCGAAGTTATCGCCGATGGCGATCGCGTTGGGAG gcCGATAATTGTTATTTATGCATACCGCCTTCCACCGAGCAAATCCATAGATCATGCGCAGCTGCTTCGATATTTGCAATCGGTGCTTGATAAG GTGGTCGATTTAGATTACACGATCGTTTACTTTCACTATGGCCTTAGAAGTCACAATAAACCACCTATCAAATGGTTATTTCAAGCTTATAAAGTACTGGACCGAAG GTACAAAAAGAATCTAAAGGCTTTATACGTTGTTCACCCCACACGGTTTATTCGCATCATTTGGGGATTAttcaagcctttcatttcttctaagTTCGAAGACAAGTTCCACTATGTGAACTGTATCAAAGATTTGGAGGACGCTCTTTCTGTATCCCG ACTGAATTTGCCTCATCCGATTCGTACTCATGACGAGCAGGTGTGTGTCGCTGTTGGAGCATCCGCAGGTGATTACCGATCTCAAACTCCGCCTACACCTCCGAGACCAACTCAACAGTTCGACGTTAGCCTAGATTT TATTCTTGCGCATAATCCCGATCACGATGTACCACCTATTGTGACAGAATTGATTGACTTCCTCACCAAGTACGCATTGGACGTGGAGGGTATCTTCAGAAAAAGTGCCAACGTTGGTAGCATCCGCAGATTGCAACAACGTATAAATAAAG GAGAGCGTGTCGACTTCGAAAATGACCCTGAATACCACGACAATCTGTCCATCGCGTGTATTCACGCTTCGGTGTTACTAAAGACGTTTCTGCGTTCATTAGGAGAGCCAGTTACGACGAACGCCCTCTACCCTCGTCTCGCTACACTGGCTg AAGTACCCAAAACAGAGAAAACGCCGGCTGTCAAGGAATTCGTCGCACTACTTCCTCAACCCAATTATTTGCTGCTTAAGACAGTCGTGAAGTTTTTGACATTG GTTGCTGCGAACCATAAAGTCAATTTGATGACTGCGAATAATCTCAGTGTTGTGTTCGGACCAAATCTCACGTGGCCCACTGATCAACAG GTGCCCATAACTCAGCTGAATAACTTGAATAACTTCTGCTACCGGCTTATAGTGGACtacgaaaaaattttcaaataa